In Panicum virgatum strain AP13 chromosome 4N, P.virgatum_v5, whole genome shotgun sequence, a single window of DNA contains:
- the LOC120671125 gene encoding TBCC domain-containing protein 1-like, with translation MADEPLDASPPAPSAAAAADGVFSPSSSSAPAPALRPRREAFEHGLLPIPKLIFPEGALTQTLAQLKERLAPGGPRVGAAALAEALQIPAEQAALALGTLAAVLPTEDPALGEDGAGEADLRDLLLFLYIQSYKRLVPRGHKDSPAVADVWPSASAFDGCLSTLSPIQFIRCNSRRFLPSQADEEAHQLSYLQKHMANILTLLADSVEGEGDDSMVLTVETFEHLGFLLQLSEGTPLSQGASFFANSDPDMPAAPVPASLVHDLILQHIASTLEFMAEKSSAKENSQQNASDPDVTMSDAVMNTRIHSSLPTGTSTPNNPGYYRNTIFVEGLSKTSVVKQASDMKGHSIKVLNCHDSVIYILAPLKYATVYGCSDTTIVLGVIGKVVKVEHCERVQIIAASKRICIANCRECTFYLGVNNQPLIVGDNHKLQVAPFNTYYPQLGEHLAQVGVDPNVNKWDKPFVLGVVDPHDSFSHPAGVYDVQAESATCLDPDLFMNFLIPSWFEPQGPTKYNPFTLPEVYWASQRKKHASLEDTQKNIRELEIDENRKKELACALHAQFKDWLYASGNIRQLYCLQGE, from the exons ATGGCCGACGAGCCCCTGGATgcgtccccgccggcgccctccgccgccgcggccgcggacggagttttctctccctcctcctcctccgcccccgccccagCGCTCCGGCCGCGGCGGGAGGCGTTCGAGCACGGGCTCCTCCCGATCCCCAAGCTGATCTTCCCGGAGGGCGCGCTGACGCAAACCCTAGCCCAGCTGAAGGAGAGGCTCGCGCCGGGGGGCCCGCGGGTGGGCGCCGCAGCGCTCGCGGAGGCGCTGCAGATCCCCGCCGAGCAGGCGGCGCTCGCGCTCGGGACGCTCGCCGCGGTGCTCCCCACCGAGGACCCCGCGCTCGGCGAGGATGGCGCGGGGGAGGCCGACCTCCGCGACCTGCTCCTCTTCCTCTACATCCAGTCCTACAAGCGCCTCGTGCCGCGCGGCCACAAGGACTCGCCCGCCGTCGCGGACGTGTGGCCGTCCGCCTCCGCCTTCGACGGGTGCCTCTCCACGCTATCCCCGATCCAG TTTATACGCTGCAATAGTCGCCGGTTTTTGCCTTCACAAGCAGATGAAGAAGCTCATCAATTATCATATTTGCAAAAACATATGGCCAACATCCTAACACTTTTGGCAGATTCTGTTGAAGGAGAGGGCGATGACTCTATG GTATTGACTGTGGAGACCTTTGAGCACCTTGGATTTTTGCTGCAGCTCTCTGAAGGAACTCCTTTAAGCCAAGGAGCTAGCTTTTTTGCAAATTCTGATCCAGACATGCCTGCTGCTCCTGTACCTGCTAGTCTGGTTCATGatttgatattgcagcatataGCTTCAACATTAGAATTTATGGCAGAGAAGTcgtcagcaaaagaaaacagcCAACAGAATGCATCTGATCCTGATGTCACAATGTCTGATGCTGTCATGAATACAAGAATTCATAGCAGTTTACCTACTGGAACCTCTACCCCAAATAATCCTGGATATTACCGAAATACAATATTTGTGGAGGGTTTGTCCAAGACTTCTGTTGTCAAACAAGCATCTGATATGAAAGGGCATTCAATTAAG GTTTTGAACTGCCATGATTCTGTTATCTACATTTTAGCCCCACTTAAGTATGCAACCGTCTATGGATGTTCTGACACTACCATTGTTCTTGGTGTTATTGgtaag GTTGTAAAAGTGGAGCATTGTGAACGAGTACAAATTATTGCAGCTTCAAAACGAATTTGCATTGCCAATTGTCGTGAATGTACCTTCTACTTGGGAGTAAATAACCAACCACTTATTGTGGGGGACAACCATAAGTTACAA GTAGCTCCATTCAATACTTATTATCCACAACTGGGGGAGCATTTGGCACAAGTTGGTGTGGATCCTAATGTCAACAAGTGGGACAAACCTTTCGTGTTGGGAGTTGTTGATCCACACGATTCATTCTCTCATCCTGCTGGGGTTTATGATGTCCAGGCCGAGTCCGCCACTTGTCTAGACCCAGATCTATTTATGAACTTTTTG ATTCCTAGTTGGTTCGAGCCACAAGGGCCTACCAAATATAATCCATTTACCTTACCTGAAGTTTATTGGGCATCCCAAAGGAAAAAG